Genomic window (Podarcis muralis chromosome 9, rPodMur119.hap1.1, whole genome shotgun sequence):
ggctgctgccagccagagtaggcaaTAGAGAATTAGAAAGACAAAGCAAAGGGCATATGAAAACACACTCCTAATTATACTAAATTGAAAATAAAAGCAGGtgaatggaggacagagctgtcagTGGCCACTAGCTTGTTCAGGTCTAGGGACTGCATAATAAAGAACCTGATCTGAtctggctattagccacaatgtcTGTGTTCTACTTcaatcgatagatagatagatagatgatagatagatagatagatagatagatagatagatagatagatgatagatagatagatgatgatagatagatagatagatagatagatagatagatagatagatagatagagatatagatagatagatagatagatagatagatagatagatagatatagatagatagatatagaactGCGAGGCAGAGTGCAGTGGTCTTACAAactgaaaataataatgtttGGGTGCAACGAGTGTGACCCAGTAGGAAGGAAACGGACCGGGAAGATCCTGAATCCATCCCCGGGCAGAGACATCTTCAGCCAATCACTGTATCTCAGCTTCCCTAGCCTACCTCATAAGGCTGCTGTGCAGGCTAAAAAATGGAACCCCACCtgctgagctctttggaggaagaagGGCGGGTTTCTTTTATTTCATATGTTGTAACAGCGCGCACAGGCGCGCGCGCCGCGCATCTTCGTGCCCTTCCCCATTTCCCGCGGCGCCGCTTGCGCTCCTCCTCGCCAGCACTTCGGTCGCCCTGTGGAAGGGTTAACTCTTCCGCCCAGAGAGTGTCAGTTTCGCCCCCTCACCCACCCCCGGCCAGGGCCGCCCCGTGTGCTATTAATAATAACGCGAGCACATGCCGTGACATTGCGCTCTCCAACAGGGAGCAGCAGATAACTTTACTTTGCCCTTGCCGAGACGTCCCCCTCGCCAGGGCTGCCCCTTCAGGGGAGAGCAGCATGGCGGCTTTGCCCCGGTGCCCTCGCCTCACGGGGGGTCCCAGCCAATGTGCGCGCGGAACGGCCCCCGGCCGGCCCCCTCCGGCTATCGCGAGACCCAGGGGGGAGCTATAAATAGCTGAAAAGGGGGTAAGGGTCCGTCCATTTGGAACGCGGGTGCTTTAGGTTGGGGGGGCGCAGCTGGGTGGGGAGGTGCCTGTGGACAGCTCCTCCATTagccaaaaagaaaataaataataaaaggaaggaaagaggagggggcGATTGGTGTGTCGCTCTGACTTGCCTCCATCATGTCTGACCAAGCTCTCAGTTTCCTTAAGGACTTCTTGGCTGGTGGGATTGCTGCTGCCATTTCCAAAACTGCCGTAGCTCCTATTGAAAGGGTGAAACTGCTGCTACAGGTAAGGAGGTTGGGTTTCTAAAGTGGTGTGCTTGCGCGTGCACAAAATAAGCTGCCCAAAAAGTCAATCCGCACCTGTTGCATCGTTCTGTGGACCTAAAAGTAAATGGCAGGGACATTCTTTCCAGATTGGCAAGGACAACAAGTTGTCTAGTAATTTTTTTGGCTTAGAAATTCACAGGCCCTTTGTTAGAAGTGGTGATGGTTTGGTGATGGCGATGCCTTAGGTTTCCTGCCCTCGAGAGCTGTTGCTCGGCTGTATCTCTAAGGAAAGGATCTTCCTGTGACTCAGgagtggagcaggaattctactGTCAGATGGGCTGGAGCTTGAAGTGACTAAATATGGAAACTCCAGTTGTGCAGTTATGATTACACAAGACCAGCGCAGCTCTTTTTTCCTTGGCTCTGTTTATAGCACAGATCTGCAAGTGTGCTGAGCATTGGGGGAAATGCCTTGAAATCTTGGgtgttttattcttttcttttcagtgtGTGCTTGTACGTATATGGCAGATGGCCATTAAGTCCAATAACTtgtaaaaaaatacactaaaaaacTATTGTGAAAGGAACGGTGTTTTGTACCATATATGTATCAGGGAAGCTTCCTTCATTTGAACTAAACTGGGGTGGAAAGTGCTATTTGCTACTAGGATCAGTGGCCTGATAGCTAACTGGAGGTCAACTGAAGGACATGAGTTCTTGGGAGGGCCATATAAATGGAAGAATGACGTCTTGCATATGTAGCCTGTCTCCCTTTAATACTGCATGTGCTCCCAAATcaccatggtgtttttttaaaaaagtgtgtgtatAATAGAGAAAATCAAGCTTATCAAGAACTTCatatgtgaggggggggggattaattgtTTGATTGAAGGGAGGAGCAACTACAGTTCTTCCACTTTCCATTTCTAATGGTCAAGTAAGTTATTATAGTTACACATCATGTGCAGCTGTTATGCCCTGGTGTTGTAGCAAGTGATGCTAATCTCAAGCGGATGGCCAACTTTGGCACCAAACAGCAATCAAAGATAAAGCTGCAGGTGCAAAGATAGGAATGGCTATTTCTTCCAGTTGAGAGGTTGTGTATAATGTGCCACAAtgattttccttccttctttccttcccacctccctctctccaccTCTCTTTCTTCCCATCCCTTTTCTTCCTTTAACAGGTCCAGCATGCCAGCCAACAGATCACAGCTGATAAGCAGTACAAGGGGATCATGGACTGTGTAGTACGGATCCCCAAGGAGCAGGGCATCATTTCCTTCTGGAGAGGCAACTTGGCCAATGTCATCCGGTACTTCCCCACCCAGGCCCTCAACTTTGCCTTCAAGGACAAGTACAAGCAGATCTTCCTTGGGGGTGTGGACAGGCACAAGCAGTTCTGGCGTTACTTTGCTGGCAACTTGGCCTCTGGGGGTGCTGCAGGAGCAACTTCTCTCTGCTTCGTTTACCCTCTGGATTTTGCCAGGACCAGGCTAGCTGCTGATGTGGGCAAAGGGGCGAGCGAGAGGCAGTTCACTGG
Coding sequences:
- the SLC25A4 gene encoding ADP/ATP translocase 1 gives rise to the protein MSDQALSFLKDFLAGGIAAAISKTAVAPIERVKLLLQVQHASQQITADKQYKGIMDCVVRIPKEQGIISFWRGNLANVIRYFPTQALNFAFKDKYKQIFLGGVDRHKQFWRYFAGNLASGGAAGATSLCFVYPLDFARTRLAADVGKGASERQFTGLGNCIAKIYKSDGLKGLYLGFNVSVQGIIIYRAAYFGVYDTAKGMLPDPKNVHIIVSWMIAQTVTAVAGLVSYPFDTVRRRMMMQSGRKGADIMYKGTIDCWKKIAKDEGGKAFFKGAWSNVLRGMGGAFVLVLYDEIKKYV